In the genome of Sceloporus undulatus isolate JIND9_A2432 ecotype Alabama unplaced genomic scaffold, SceUnd_v1.1 scaffold_487, whole genome shotgun sequence, the window CAAACCCCTCACCTCCAAAGTCCCGGTCTCTGGAGCCTGCGTCttcctcccctgaggctgagagagtgtcactcgcccagagtcacccagtggggttcatggccGACTTGGGAATCGGACCCATGGCTTCCAAAGTCACGGCCTTCGGAGTCTGTGCCttcctcccctgaggctgagagagtgtcactgtCCACAGTGCCTActgcctctaaggctgagagagtgtgactcccccagtcactcaatgggtttcgtGGCCGAGCAGGGACTCGAAAGAGGCAGCCCAGCGCTCAGACCGCTCCGTCTCGCTGGGTCTTTCCTGTCTCCCCTTCATTCATCTCTCTCTGCCACGCGCGGATTCAAATCTCCAGCTGCAGCCCCAGGAGCCAATGGGCGCTTCGGGAGCTTTAACTCAGCAGCCAATTGGGAGAGAGGGGCGGGGCCAGAATCTTCTTTGGCCACGCCTCCTCCCGCTGCGTTCTAACTGTTCTGTTGCTAGGAGACCAAAAGGCCTGAAGGCCCAGAGGAGCCAAGTAGGCTTCAGCTGCAgagggacagagagagggagggatggcCGGGGCCAAAGGGGTCCAGAAGGAGCCCTTGGACCCCGTGAGCCAGAACAAGATCTTCTGCGAGACGGTTCGGAAGGAGCTGCGGTGCCAGCGCCTCCACACCGAGTATGCCATGAACCCCTCCCTCCACAGTACGTGGGGgtggttctggggggggggatgccttttatgctgaccctaaagatttgttcagaggaggtttgccattgccttcccctgaggctgagagagtgtgacttgtcctgagtggggattcgaactttgttctcaggctgcatccacactggagaaataacccggtttaactcttttctggctcaaggctatggaattctgggagttggagtttgttgtggggctctgCTCCGcactgggccccacaacaaactccaactcccagaattccatagccttgagctagaaAAGAgttaaactgagttatttctcctgtgtggatgcagcctcaggcaTTGACAGCTTCCAGATGGCTTCccctaagcaagtcacactctctcagcctcaggggaaggcaaggactgaccccctctgaacaaatattgccaagaaaacccctcgaTGGGGTCCTCTTAGGGTACCCATTGATAAGATCCCTTAACAAGACATGCGGAAATCCTGTTCCACCTACTAACTTTTGCGCCACTCTTTCCGAAACATTggtagaaagaagttggcagcaggagctttcctagactccagtctacttccaaatgcatctgaagacacagactcaagtctacaaaagctcatgccttTCAATACAGGAAAGCGCTTGAATTTCCAAGGGTCTGTGCACCTAGCCACCATACTATGGATGCATTACCCACTATACATCTATTGCAGCTGTGTTTGGAAATGTGCATTCAGGTGTCTCTGCACCTGAGAACCTGCCAAAGAAGAGCGGTggggaagaaaacaacaaatgtcCAGCTTGGCCCAGGGCCTTCTCCCTCTGCTGTTGCTTAAGGTCTGTTCGGTACtaatttgcatttttctgtttttccctttAGTCTACTCCATCACTGGAAAGCCTGCATCTTGGCATGATAATATAGAGGAGCCTGCAGATGGTAAGAACCCCTTGCTTTAAGGAATAAACTAAATTCACTCTCTAAATGAAAGGGCTCCATGCACTGCAgatcaaataaacaaacagagcAATTATCTTGTACTGGACTCATTCCTGTTTGTACATACTAGAATAATTAAGCTTTACAATTAGGCAGAACTATGGATAATGCTCTGTATGAGACACAAAGTTAGCTGCAAGTGCTTTGGTTGCAGTTTTAATTTTCATTCAAACCCTAATAATAGAATGCCACAAAGAAAGACATCTAATCTCATTCACAAGAAGGACCAGTAACATATTCAAATAATGCAATAGCTTCTCTTTTTATTATTCCTGTAAATACTGCAGTGTCGTTTTGGTTTCATTCAATGAGTCACCTGAAGGGTTTAACCTGAAAGGCATCATACAAATTATTCTATTAAATGAATGTGTCAGAACATCGATGCACTAGCCAGCAAGAGTTGCACAAGACAAGGGTGCAGAGCTCATTATTGGCAGAAATGACAGCATGATGGCTTTTCATACTTTGTATTCAATCTATAGTAAATAATTGTATTGATGTTTTAACCCAACAGCTGAATTCCTGAAGATTATTCATCATGCTGCACTTGAACCAAATAAGAAGTACACAGAACCACAAACAGAAAGCCAGGAAATTGGCTGGCAGTCCACCCCTTTGGTGAGTGGTATTTCAAGAGACTTCAGGGAGATAAGTTGTTTGGCACAATTGCTGCTGTGGAAAACTTGATACCCTAAAAATTTAGCTTTCACTGAGAGATCAAATGATTTTGAACCATTATGATTCTTAAGTAAGTCTAGAACATTTGTAAGTGGTATCTTATGTCCTATTCAAAGCCAGGCATGTCAGTGGCTGGGGATAAGGGAGAGGTTTCAGAGAACACCACTCCTTGTTTCTCTCTGATGCCAGATGTTCTTATACTATGATCTCCTTCACAGGTCAATGTCAACCGCAATGACAACAGGCTGTACTTCCCCAGTCGGAGCACCGAAATCACCCAATACATGGCTGCTATGTGGCGTCTGAAGGAAATGTCAAAAGATAAGAGATAGAAGAAACATAGGAACGTTTGAACTTAGTGGAAGGACATCAGTTTGGGGTTTCTGACTGCAGAATCCCTACATCCTAATTGTGACAAGGCAGCCAGCAAAGGTTATAGGCAAGGAAGATTGCTCGCTGTTCTGAACATTTAGTGCTTCAAATAAACTTGTTCTCAACCATGCCTTTTTTCTGTTCTCACTGCTGGCCAATATACAATATGTTTCCCAGCCAGAAGTTCTGTTTTTATGAGCATATGCTGTTTTCGCATCAATTTCCCATTTCCTCTGATGAAGAAAGGGATGAGACCACTGCCCTCAGGAAATACTGTAGTAACTGCTACTTCAGTATTGTGAGACTACAAAGCTGCTCCATCTGAATAGACCAGTGAATGGAAGGATCCTGGGACCCTTTCAAAGCAAGCCAGAATGGATCTGTCACATAACAAAATGAAGGAGTGGTAAACCTGTAAAAGTGTTTTTAATCCACTATTTCACATAAAAAGGCTCTAGAAAGATCAAGCCAGTATGAAAACAAGGCAACAAGAAGTATCTGGTTAGTCTTTTTTATATAAATACTGGTGTACTCAGTGTCAGGTGGAACCAGCTGCTGCTTCCATAATAAGCTAAATGGTCTTATAGGTGAAAGTCAGCATCAGTTGAATTCAGAACTTGGGGGGGAAAGAAATGTCCATTTCACTCCTTATCGGGAACGGTTCTTCATTTTCTGCCTCATTTTTTTTGCCAGGCCTCTTCTGTAAAGAGAATTTAAGATAAACACAAAGTCACATAGGTTATCACATTCACCTAGCCttacaacaacaaaggaaagagaaagggagaagccACATGCTAAGACGAATACTCCCCAAGCAGTGCAGTTGTAGCCAGACGTACTGAGATGGTTGATGGTAATTCACATTTATTATTTGCTGTACTACTCTACTATAAAACTTGAGGTGACACATATGGGTTTCTCAGGCAGTCTGATCAAGTTAGGTCCTTTAAGGCATATCAGGATATCAaacaataaaatttttattaagtTTGAGTAATATAGTTAtcctgagccagtgtggtgtagtggtttgagtgatgggctACGacactggagagcagggtttgaatacctgcttcgccatggaaacccagcctcacaggaaggcaatggcaaactcctctgaagaagcttgccaagaaaaccacatgatagggtcaccatcagttggaaatgatttcaaggcacacaacaacagaacagtCATCCTACTTTGCATTTTAGCAAGGTTATTCTCTTTTTCTTGTCCTTGGAAGGTACTTACATTGgcattcttttttcctcctttcccaggccCCTTGTAGTGGGCTTTGTTAGCACGGAAACTGGATACATCATTGTGACTTTCTTTGGTATTCCACTTTGACCCCTTCTTCTTACCACCAAAACCAAACTTCTGGTTCTTGTAGCGTCGTTTTGCATTTGGTCTGAAAGCAAAAAATCTATTCATCATGATTTGGCACTTGCCCACCTCTCTCCAGACACCTGGATATGATTGGCCCTTCAACACATCTCTCTTCTCACAAAATATATATCCAAGCACTGCCAAAATTCATTATAAGCAGCACTTTCTCTCACACTCCCATGGGGTACAAAATGTTCCCATTCTTACATATTCTTAATGGTAATATACTACTCATTCCACAGCAAAGAAATGATGCCACAGTGGGAATACTAAAAGCCAGCAGTTGATATGTAACTTCTATGTAAAAAGATGGCCACAGTAACAAGACTTTAGGTCATGAGAAATTCAGTCTTAGAGGATACATCTTGCTCACTGGTACAGctagtcccaagcatttgaaATGATGGAACAGGTATTTTCAAATGAAATTACTTTAAACAAGCCCTTAATGAATCTAAGAACCAGAAGCCTTAAAAATATCAgtgtctcttgcagcataaaactgaggaaggaaggaggggagaggaaatatggcagcacctttactcccccctttcccttccttcctccctaaaAAAACTAGAATTGAACTTCAAGATTTAAAATGGAAGGCAATGATGTATACATATATTGTGAAAACTGAAAAACTCCCTCCTTTCCCAActgtgaagaaatttgccataCAAAACTAAGGGAAATGCTTTTTAATAGGTGAATTTTTGTTctaccaaaaaattaaaaaagcaagatTGTGTTATCCCATGAATTCAAGTGGATAACTAAAGAGAACAAGAAATTATTCAACAGAAGGCCTatttatggcaaaacaaaataaatacaagtatTTCTGGGAAATATTTCTACTTCCTAGGTCTTACCCTTTCCTTACTGGTTGGCCTCCAGtaccctccttctttccttgagGAGCTGATGTTTTCTCACCCTCCAGGAAATCCAGTTTGTCAGAGAGACCTGCATGAAAAGCAATACAGAGAACAGCTTCAGTAGAAG includes:
- the FAM183A gene encoding protein FAM183A, with protein sequence MAGAKGVQKEPLDPVSQNKIFCETVRKELRCQRLHTEYAMNPSLHIYSITGKPASWHDNIEEPADAEFLKIIHHAALEPNKKYTEPQTESQEIGWQSTPLVNVNRNDNRLYFPSRSTEITQYMAAMWRLKEMSKDKR
- the EBNA1BP2 gene encoding probable rRNA-processing protein EBP2, which gives rise to MEKSERAKQLRALRKYGKKVQTEVLQKRQKEKTTMLNAIKKYQKGLSDKLDFLEGEKTSAPQGKKEGTGGQPVRKGPNAKRRYKNQKFGFGGKKKGSKWNTKESHNDVSSFRANKAHYKGPGKGGKKNANKRPGKKNEAENEEPFPIRSEMDISFPPKF